From Hymenobacter sedentarius, a single genomic window includes:
- a CDS encoding carboxylesterase family protein, whose product MKSTLLSALLLLLSVWHTAAQTPIDTTKGRFYRPIFPAVTVTSGVVFGSAVGVFGPQNLLMDVYQPTGDVASERPVIIFAHQGGFVQGTRNEQYMVDVCTRFAKLGYVTASIDYRLLFTTFDTTGVSKAAIRGMQDLRAAVRFFRKDAATTNTYKVSPSRIVVGGASAGGFMALEVGYLDKISEVPSDVDITAMGGIEGNSGNPGYSSLPLAVLNLSGATNPPGMIEPGNPPLYSIHGTSDAVVPYFKGRVGAGLPPKYVFGSGLLNPYATSVGVPNVLRRLSRAPHIPQYSTSGSTNPQAYADTTFRDIRDFLRPLLVPVTAPSYPSLVISSPTDVAGGAYQDITINSNQAVLLGNITVYGSIIVKSQAGQTPGSLKTNCFVVDGPGSFELQAGATLRICSPEGISASGATGAIRNTGTRTFSSDAGYAYEGTTDQVTGSGLPAQVRELEIALPAANTVTLTNALSISQRLLPTSGTLNNSTRALTLLSGPAGTALATPGPGTLTSALTVQRYIDPAVNLGLGYRHLATPVDNVKTVDLATASFTPVLTPTYNTSTRPDLVVPFPNLFDYEQGRVATSPATSYSAFDKGWFVPLDFNSAPAPLVRGQGYAVNLTANQTLAFTGPLSRNNEDIPVSLAAAVSPDAGWHLLGNPFASALNWDNVKVPAGMSAAMYIFVSTKQYEGRYRTYVNGMGGAGSTVPLGQGFFVRSLATAPVTVTFNLRARITDFAGANAATLQRSTVDARPRLRLTLADAATPGSIDETYLYLEAGATAGPDLAFDADKLPNPSGLNLASVAAGHELAINGLPLLTTATVVPLALTAPRTGTYVLAAEDLVNFTPGTALTLTDALTGTRTPLVAGTQYRFTLASLSAPNRFALELRAANVTATTAAQALAAQLQVYPNPASGSFWVQLPMPARVSAVAAWLTNTLGQTVRSQSLAAPTGQLLNAEVNVRGLAPGVYQLHLRVAGTPLVRRVVVQ is encoded by the coding sequence ATGAAGTCCACTTTACTTTCCGCGTTGCTGCTTTTGCTCAGCGTTTGGCACACGGCGGCCCAAACGCCCATCGACACCACCAAGGGGCGTTTCTACCGGCCCATTTTCCCGGCCGTGACCGTGACTTCGGGCGTGGTCTTCGGTTCGGCGGTGGGCGTATTTGGCCCCCAGAACCTGCTCATGGACGTGTACCAGCCCACCGGCGACGTGGCGTCGGAGCGCCCGGTCATCATCTTCGCCCACCAGGGCGGTTTCGTGCAAGGCACCCGCAACGAGCAGTACATGGTGGATGTGTGCACGCGCTTTGCCAAGTTGGGCTACGTCACGGCGAGTATCGACTACCGACTGCTTTTCACCACCTTCGATACCACCGGCGTGAGCAAGGCCGCCATCCGGGGTATGCAGGACCTGCGCGCGGCCGTGCGCTTCTTCCGCAAAGACGCCGCCACCACCAACACCTACAAGGTGAGCCCCAGCCGCATTGTGGTGGGCGGCGCCTCGGCCGGCGGCTTCATGGCGCTCGAAGTGGGCTACCTGGATAAAATCAGCGAAGTGCCCAGCGACGTCGACATCACGGCTATGGGCGGGATTGAAGGCAACAGCGGCAACCCCGGCTACAGCAGCCTGCCCCTGGCCGTGCTCAACCTGAGCGGCGCCACCAATCCGCCCGGCATGATTGAGCCCGGCAACCCGCCGCTCTACAGCATCCACGGCACTTCGGATGCGGTGGTGCCTTACTTCAAGGGCCGGGTGGGAGCGGGCTTGCCGCCCAAGTACGTGTTCGGCAGCGGCCTGCTGAATCCCTACGCTACCAGCGTGGGCGTGCCCAACGTGTTGCGCCGGTTGAGCCGGGCGCCCCACATTCCTCAGTACAGCACCAGCGGCAGCACCAACCCCCAGGCCTACGCTGACACCACCTTCCGCGACATTCGCGACTTCCTGCGGCCACTGCTGGTGCCGGTCACGGCGCCGTCGTACCCCAGCCTGGTTATCAGTTCGCCAACCGACGTAGCCGGGGGCGCTTATCAGGACATTACCATCAACAGCAACCAGGCCGTGCTGCTGGGCAATATCACCGTGTACGGCTCAATAATAGTGAAAAGCCAGGCCGGCCAGACGCCGGGCTCGCTGAAAACCAACTGCTTCGTAGTAGACGGTCCCGGCAGCTTTGAACTGCAGGCCGGCGCCACGCTGCGCATCTGCAGTCCCGAGGGCATTTCGGCTAGCGGCGCCACGGGCGCCATCCGTAACACCGGCACCCGGACTTTCAGCTCCGATGCCGGCTATGCCTACGAAGGCACCACTGACCAAGTAACCGGCTCCGGCCTGCCCGCCCAGGTGCGCGAGCTGGAAATAGCCCTGCCCGCCGCCAACACGGTGACCCTGACCAACGCCCTGAGCATTAGCCAGCGGCTCCTGCCTACCAGCGGCACTCTGAACAACAGCACCCGCGCGCTCACCTTGCTGTCGGGCCCCGCCGGCACGGCCCTGGCCACACCCGGCCCCGGCACCCTCACCAGCGCCCTCACCGTGCAGCGTTACATAGACCCTGCGGTGAATCTGGGCCTAGGCTACCGGCACTTGGCCACGCCGGTCGATAACGTGAAGACCGTGGACCTGGCCACGGCCTCGTTCACGCCGGTGCTCACCCCAACCTACAACACCAGCACCCGTCCCGACCTGGTGGTGCCCTTCCCCAACCTGTTCGATTACGAGCAGGGCCGGGTGGCGACGTCTCCCGCTACGAGCTACTCAGCCTTCGACAAGGGCTGGTTTGTGCCGCTTGACTTTAACAGCGCTCCCGCGCCGCTGGTGCGGGGCCAGGGCTACGCCGTCAACCTGACTGCGAACCAGACGCTGGCCTTCACCGGGCCGCTCAGCCGCAACAACGAAGACATTCCTGTGAGCCTCGCCGCGGCGGTTTCGCCCGATGCCGGCTGGCACCTGCTCGGCAACCCCTTCGCCTCGGCCCTGAACTGGGACAACGTGAAGGTGCCTGCGGGCATGAGCGCGGCCATGTACATCTTCGTGAGCACCAAGCAATACGAGGGCCGGTACCGCACGTACGTTAACGGCATGGGCGGCGCCGGCAGCACCGTGCCCCTAGGCCAGGGCTTCTTCGTGCGCTCCCTCGCCACGGCCCCCGTCACGGTTACCTTCAACCTCCGCGCCCGAATCACCGACTTTGCGGGGGCCAACGCCGCCACGCTGCAGCGCAGCACCGTCGATGCCCGGCCGCGCCTGCGCCTGACCCTGGCCGATGCGGCCACGCCCGGCTCAATTGACGAAACTTACCTCTACCTTGAAGCCGGCGCGACCGCCGGCCCCGACCTCGCCTTCGATGCCGACAAGCTGCCCAACCCCAGTGGCCTGAACCTGGCCTCCGTAGCGGCCGGCCACGAACTGGCCATCAACGGGCTGCCCCTGCTCACGACGGCAACCGTGGTGCCGCTGGCCCTCACCGCCCCCCGCACGGGCACGTACGTGCTGGCCGCCGAGGACCTGGTCAATTTCACTCCCGGCACTGCTCTCACCCTGACCGATGCGCTCACTGGTACCCGTACCCCGCTTGTGGCCGGCACCCAGTACCGCTTCACGCTGGCCAGCCTCTCGGCACCCAACCGGTTTGCACTAGAGCTGCGCGCCGCCAACGTGACAGCCACCACGGCAGCCCAAGCCCTGGCGGCTCAACTGCAGGTGTACCCCAATCCGGCTTCGGGCAGCTTCTGGGTGCAGCTTCCGATGCCGGCCCGGGTGTCGGCGGTGGCCGCCTGGCTCACCAATACTCTCGGCCAAACCGTGCGCAGTCAGTCGTTGGCGGCGCCCACGGGCCAGCTGCTCAACGCCGAGGTGAACGTGCGGGGGCTGGCTCCGGGCGTGTACCAGCTGCACCTGCGCGTGGCGGGCACTCCGCTGGTGCGCCGCGTGGTGGTGCAATAA
- a CDS encoding alpha/beta hydrolase, whose product MKSTFLLFAALLLAGLQTVSAQIDTTGGRYYRPIFPNVTVTSGVAYGSAVTFAGTTQTLLMDIYQPTGDATPQRPVIIFAHQGGFVLGSRTDAYMVAVCTQFAKLGYVTASIDYRLGFPFTGLNVPADTPQVARAAIRGMQDLRAAVRFFRKDAATANLYRVQPNYITVGGSSAGAFVALAVGYLDKPSEVPAYVDLASLGGIEGASGNPGYSSAVLAVLNLSGAIENPSLIEPGNAPLCSVHGTADATVPYFQGRVGSVFPPKYVYGSGRLHPRATAVGIRNTLRTLRGAGHIPFENNAAYADTTFRTIRDFLRPSLGQAGTVVIATKPGSAQAVPVAQTYPLPAEDAVRVLLPESWPLPAEAYLLDATGRAVRTLRPGGRTVTVLRGSLKAGMYWLKFPGQVPVRVEFQ is encoded by the coding sequence ATGAAATCAACTTTTCTACTCTTCGCGGCTTTGCTGCTGGCGGGACTGCAAACCGTTTCGGCCCAGATTGATACCACGGGCGGCCGCTACTACCGGCCGATTTTCCCAAACGTGACGGTGACTTCCGGCGTGGCGTACGGCTCAGCCGTCACCTTCGCCGGTACCACCCAAACGCTGCTGATGGACATTTACCAGCCCACCGGCGACGCCACGCCCCAGCGGCCGGTTATCATCTTTGCCCACCAGGGCGGCTTTGTCTTGGGTTCACGCACCGATGCTTATATGGTGGCCGTGTGCACCCAGTTTGCCAAGTTGGGCTACGTCACGGCCAGCATCGACTACCGGCTGGGCTTCCCGTTCACCGGCCTTAACGTGCCGGCCGACACGCCGCAAGTGGCCAGGGCCGCCATTCGGGGCATGCAGGACCTGCGCGCGGCCGTGCGCTTCTTCCGCAAAGACGCCGCTACGGCAAACCTCTACCGCGTTCAGCCCAACTACATTACGGTGGGCGGCTCGTCGGCCGGGGCTTTTGTGGCGCTGGCAGTGGGCTACCTGGATAAGCCCAGCGAAGTCCCGGCGTATGTAGACCTTGCCAGCCTGGGTGGCATCGAGGGGGCTAGTGGCAACCCCGGCTACAGCAGCGCCGTGCTAGCCGTGCTCAACCTGAGCGGCGCCATCGAAAACCCGAGCTTAATCGAGCCCGGCAACGCGCCGCTGTGCAGCGTTCACGGCACCGCCGATGCCACCGTGCCGTATTTTCAGGGCCGGGTGGGCTCGGTATTTCCGCCCAAGTATGTGTACGGCAGCGGCCGGCTGCATCCCCGGGCCACGGCCGTGGGCATCCGCAACACGCTGCGCACGTTGCGGGGCGCCGGCCACATTCCCTTCGAAAACAACGCCGCCTACGCCGATACCACGTTCCGCACCATCCGCGACTTCCTGCGGCCCAGCCTGGGCCAGGCCGGCACCGTCGTTATCGCCACGAAACCGGGCAGTGCGCAAGCGGTGCCCGTGGCCCAGACCTACCCGCTGCCGGCCGAAGACGCCGTGCGGGTGCTGCTGCCCGAGTCCTGGCCGCTACCGGCCGAAGCCTACTTGCTGGATGCCACCGGGCGGGCGGTGCGCACCCTCCGCCCCGGCGGGCGCACCGTCACCGTGCTGCGCGGTTCGTTGAAAGCGGGCATGTACTGGCTGAAGTTTCCCGGGCAGGTGCCCGTTCGTGTGGAATTCCAATAG
- the metX gene encoding homoserine O-acetyltransferase MetX codes for MKEYIFNLPDLLLESGETLASAHVAYRTWGQLNADRDNVVWVCHALTANADVLSWWPGLVGPGCYFDPADWFIVCANVLGSCYGSTSPLDADPATGQPRYQHFPRLSIRDLVAAHEALRQELGLEDIHTIIGGSLGGQQALEWAVQRPDLFDNLVVIATNARHSAWGIAFNEAQRLAIEADPTYAAGQPGGGDDGLRAARAIALLSYRSYSAYVDSQTDPEDHLLREHRASTYQRYQGDKLVARFDAYSYVALSRAMDTHNLGRGRGGIPAALRRVGARTLVLGITSDVLFPLSEQRELANHIPGAMYAELDSRYGHDGFLLETSAITHFLELFYAPTFAH; via the coding sequence ATGAAAGAATATATTTTTAACCTGCCCGACCTGCTGCTGGAAAGCGGGGAAACCCTGGCCAGCGCGCACGTGGCCTACCGCACCTGGGGCCAGCTCAACGCCGACCGCGACAACGTGGTGTGGGTGTGCCACGCCCTCACGGCCAATGCCGACGTGCTGAGCTGGTGGCCGGGCCTGGTGGGGCCGGGCTGCTACTTCGACCCGGCCGACTGGTTTATCGTGTGCGCCAACGTGTTGGGCTCCTGCTACGGCAGCACCAGCCCCCTCGACGCGGACCCGGCCACGGGCCAGCCCCGCTACCAGCACTTCCCGCGGCTTTCCATCCGCGACCTGGTGGCGGCGCACGAAGCGCTGCGCCAGGAATTGGGCCTGGAGGACATTCACACGATAATTGGGGGCTCACTGGGTGGGCAGCAGGCCTTGGAATGGGCAGTGCAGCGGCCGGATTTGTTCGACAATCTGGTGGTTATTGCCACTAATGCCCGCCATTCGGCCTGGGGCATTGCCTTCAACGAGGCGCAACGCCTGGCCATTGAGGCCGACCCGACCTACGCCGCCGGCCAGCCCGGCGGGGGAGACGACGGCCTGCGCGCCGCCCGGGCCATTGCCCTGCTCAGCTACCGCAGCTACTCGGCCTACGTCGACTCCCAAACCGACCCCGAAGACCACCTGCTGCGCGAGCACCGCGCCAGCACCTACCAGCGCTACCAGGGCGACAAGCTGGTGGCTCGTTTCGACGCCTACAGCTACGTGGCCCTGAGCCGGGCCATGGACACCCACAACCTGGGCCGTGGCCGGGGCGGGATACCGGCGGCCTTGCGCCGCGTGGGCGCCCGCACGCTGGTGCTGGGCATTACTTCCGACGTGCTTTTTCCGCTCAGTGAGCAGCGGGAGCTGGCCAATCACATTCCCGGCGCTATGTACGCCGAGCTGGATTCGCGCTACGGGCACGACGGCTTTTTGCTGGAAACCTCCGCCATTACCCACTTCTTGGAACTGTTCTACGCGCCCACATTTGCCCACTGA
- a CDS encoding O-acetylhomoserine aminocarboxypropyltransferase/cysteine synthase family protein: MSASPLHFETLQLHAGQQPDPTTGARAVPLFQTTSYVFKNAEHGANLFALKEFGNIYTRLMNPTTDVFEQRVAALEGGVAALATGSGQAAQFIALNNILQAGDNFVSSAFLYGGTYNQFKVAFKRLGIEVRFADGDNPASFEALIDDKTKAIYLETIGNPSYSIPDFEAIAAIANRHDLPLIVDNTFGAGGYLFRPLEHGAHIVVESATKWIGGHGTSIGGVIVDGGTYDFGNGKFPQFTEPSEGYHGLVFNDVFGKGGPFGNIAFIIRARVEGLRDFGPSISPFNSWQLLIGLETLSLRVDRTVENAQKIANWLEQHPQVESVNYAGLASSPYHRLAQKYLKRGFGGVLSFQLKGSKESATQFIDNLKLISHLANVGDAKTLIIQPSATTHQQLSDAEQLAAGVTPTSLRLSVGIEHFEDIKADLQQAFEAIGNTAALPTEGTQVGEPELEHAQPLEV; this comes from the coding sequence ATGTCCGCTTCGCCCTTGCACTTCGAAACCCTCCAACTCCACGCCGGCCAGCAGCCCGACCCCACCACCGGGGCCCGCGCCGTGCCGCTGTTCCAAACCACCTCCTACGTGTTTAAAAATGCCGAACACGGCGCCAACCTGTTTGCTCTGAAGGAGTTCGGCAATATCTACACCCGCCTGATGAACCCCACCACCGACGTGTTTGAGCAGCGCGTGGCGGCGCTGGAAGGCGGCGTGGCGGCGCTGGCCACGGGGTCGGGGCAGGCGGCTCAATTCATTGCCCTGAACAACATCCTGCAGGCCGGCGACAACTTCGTGAGCTCGGCCTTTCTCTACGGCGGCACTTACAACCAGTTCAAGGTGGCGTTCAAGCGCTTGGGCATTGAGGTGCGCTTTGCTGATGGCGATAACCCGGCCAGCTTCGAGGCCCTGATTGACGACAAGACCAAGGCCATTTACCTGGAAACCATCGGCAACCCCAGCTACAGCATCCCGGACTTTGAGGCCATTGCCGCCATTGCCAACCGGCACGACCTGCCGTTGATTGTGGACAACACCTTTGGCGCGGGCGGCTACCTGTTCCGGCCCCTGGAGCACGGCGCGCACATCGTAGTAGAATCAGCCACGAAATGGATTGGCGGCCACGGCACCAGCATCGGCGGCGTGATTGTGGACGGCGGCACCTATGACTTCGGCAACGGCAAGTTTCCGCAGTTCACTGAGCCCAGCGAAGGCTACCACGGCCTGGTATTCAACGACGTATTTGGCAAGGGTGGGCCGTTTGGCAACATCGCTTTCATCATCCGGGCCCGGGTAGAAGGCCTGCGCGACTTCGGCCCGTCCATCAGCCCGTTCAACTCCTGGCAGCTGCTCATCGGCCTCGAAACGCTGAGCCTGCGCGTGGACCGCACGGTGGAAAACGCCCAGAAAATCGCCAACTGGCTGGAGCAGCACCCGCAGGTAGAAAGCGTGAACTACGCCGGCCTGGCCAGCAGCCCCTACCACCGCCTGGCCCAGAAATACCTCAAGCGCGGCTTCGGCGGCGTGCTCAGCTTCCAGCTCAAGGGCAGCAAGGAGTCGGCCACCCAGTTTATCGACAACCTCAAGCTCATCAGCCACCTGGCCAACGTGGGCGATGCCAAGACGCTCATCATCCAGCCCTCGGCCACCACGCACCAGCAACTGAGCGATGCCGAGCAGCTGGCGGCCGGCGTCACGCCCACTTCGCTGCGCCTTTCGGTGGGCATTGAGCACTTCGAAGACATCAAGGCCGATTTGCAGCAGGCCTTCGAGGCCATTGGCAACACCGCGGCGCTGCCCACCGAAGGCACCCAGGTAGGCGAGCCCGAACTGGAGCACGCCCAGCCCCTGGAAGTATAG
- a CDS encoding LysM peptidoglycan-binding domain-containing protein — protein sequence MGLFDFLSDKGEQKPAEPAAKPAAGGTDFFGNNNAANPATTGESYTVVSGDSLSKIAKHHYGDAAKWHQIYEANKALIGNNPDHIEVGQVLTLPSL from the coding sequence ATGGGACTCTTTGATTTTCTTAGCGACAAAGGCGAGCAAAAGCCCGCAGAGCCGGCAGCCAAACCAGCCGCTGGCGGCACCGATTTTTTCGGGAATAACAACGCAGCCAATCCAGCTACCACCGGTGAGTCGTATACCGTAGTAAGCGGCGACTCGCTTTCCAAAATTGCCAAACACCACTACGGCGACGCGGCCAAGTGGCACCAGATATACGAGGCCAACAAGGCCCTCATCGGCAACAACCCTGACCACATCGAAGTGGGCCAGGTGTTGACCCTACCTAGTCTCTAG
- a CDS encoding lysylphosphatidylglycerol synthase transmembrane domain-containing protein, whose amino-acid sequence MPYKLLPAHPEHDAHFLHRLRPSRLILPVVIGLGVVIFLFYKSYQPGDLAPLRNADWRWLLAALLVLVARDFGYIYRIRHIAEDELTYRQALDVIMIWEFASCVLPSGQGGTGVAPFILEKEGIPLGKGLAYIMVTALLDNLYYVLMVPLVVLVAGAGLYPHEALQTNFVATLRIAFGLSYFFVLLYAGLMLYAIFVNPRSVRRLLVRLFSFRLLRRWRRKAYRHGQEMVLASVQLRGNGPRYWWHASVSTVFVWTARYAIIGCLIAAFVPMDAGTFLFIFARNITYKVILLIAITPGGAGIAEGAFPTFFGKFIGTATMTSFMVLLYRVFTYYLYLVLGMVFLPRWVARVFLRHPAKPEQ is encoded by the coding sequence ATGCCCTACAAGCTGCTCCCTGCTCACCCCGAACACGACGCGCATTTTCTGCATCGGTTGCGGCCTTCGCGCCTCATCCTGCCCGTCGTCATCGGCCTGGGCGTGGTCATCTTCTTGTTTTACAAAAGCTACCAGCCCGGCGACTTGGCGCCCCTGCGCAACGCCGACTGGCGCTGGCTGCTGGCCGCGCTGCTCGTGCTGGTGGCCCGCGACTTTGGCTACATCTACCGCATCCGCCACATTGCCGAGGACGAGCTGACCTACCGGCAGGCACTGGACGTGATTATGATTTGGGAGTTTGCCTCCTGCGTGCTGCCCTCGGGGCAGGGCGGTACGGGGGTGGCGCCGTTTATTCTGGAAAAAGAAGGCATTCCGTTGGGCAAGGGCTTGGCCTACATCATGGTCACGGCGCTGCTCGACAACCTGTACTACGTGCTCATGGTGCCGCTGGTGGTGCTGGTGGCCGGGGCCGGGCTGTACCCGCACGAGGCCCTGCAAACCAACTTCGTGGCCACGCTGCGAATCGCCTTTGGGTTGAGCTACTTTTTTGTGCTGCTCTACGCTGGGCTCATGCTCTACGCCATTTTCGTCAACCCGCGCTCGGTGCGCCGGCTGCTGGTGCGGCTGTTTTCGTTTCGGCTGCTGCGGCGCTGGCGGCGCAAAGCCTACCGCCACGGCCAGGAAATGGTGCTGGCTTCGGTGCAGCTGCGGGGCAACGGGCCGCGCTACTGGTGGCACGCGTCGGTGAGCACGGTCTTTGTCTGGACGGCGCGCTACGCCATCATTGGCTGCCTCATTGCGGCCTTTGTGCCCATGGATGCGGGCACGTTCCTGTTCATTTTCGCCCGCAACATCACCTACAAAGTCATCCTGCTGATAGCCATCACGCCCGGCGGCGCGGGCATTGCAGAGGGCGCCTTCCCTACGTTCTTCGGCAAATTCATCGGCACGGCCACCATGACCAGCTTCATGGTGCTGCTGTACCGCGTGTTCACTTACTATCTCTACCTGGTGCTGGGCATGGTGTTTTTGCCGCGCTGGGTGGCGCGGGTATTCCTCCGCCACCCCGCGAAGCCCGAGCAATAA
- a CDS encoding TonB-dependent receptor domain-containing protein, which yields MIQKLPAAAVLFTALLGTSILASAQQSPGGRPTATAAAPAPARTAAGRITGTVTEAGTGKPVSYATVAVLDAAGKVVNGGAAGDDGKFVLAGIPAGTYTVQFSFIGYKNEERTGVAVLAGSPVDLGTVTMAAAAQKLGEVVVTAQKSLIEEKVDRTIYNAENDQTARGGDATDVLKRVPLLSVDLDGNVSLRGSSNIRVLINNKPSAIAASSIADALKQIPADQIKTVEVITSPSAKYDAEGSGGIINIITKQNTLSGGSLGVDASVGTRQANLGLNASYRTGKMGFSLSSGGRGQYNVPGSFINRQTIKDGYGKELSSTIQSADTRLNQGGGRATLGWDYDINKHNSLTASLTYGARLSHNYQDRLTTLSTSTQGNSVRDVSVVDNSRAVDASLNYTHTFEKPQQELSILTLYSRNDRTNDFTNNILNADFNTASRLRNENPSANEEFTIQADYQSPVAENQVLEFGGKDIVRRVNSDYNYYQATGADGPYTVKSGVGLNNGFNYRQNVAAAYASYTLGLPKGFTLKPGLRYEYTSIAANFNDDKAVVIPDYGVLVPSVNFSRKLENGNVVKLAYNRRIQRPSLQFLNPNPQQSNPLIVTVGTPTLSPEYTNNYEMGYSTLVKKVNLNLSVFARNTTGAIQSVRTPVLDEFGKATGAQSIKYENIGQEDAYGGNVFASLNSGKFSLNGGVDTYYAVLNNNVPNPLYNASNEGFVVSGRLMGNYRFTDKWALQGFSFYRGRQVQLQGYQTGMGFYGLSLRHDFNEKKGTFGFGASNFFTNSINVRNQVTSPLLDQASTNVLHNMSFQVNVSYRIGKLTATQPRRAKSINNDDLKGDGGGNDAGAGDVPSGAPAGGARPSGGGQRPAGMPGTRPAGASGVRPAGAPAGAAPTAMPGAQPATATDSTATDATKTLPGTIPGQARPTAQPQDSTQRRPASLPTTPANPIDAPANAPSPGTTTPAGTTPAGSPGGRP from the coding sequence ATGATACAAAAATTACCGGCCGCTGCCGTCCTGTTCACCGCCCTGCTGGGTACCAGCATTTTGGCTTCGGCCCAACAAAGCCCCGGCGGCCGTCCCACGGCCACGGCGGCGGCCCCAGCTCCCGCCCGCACGGCCGCCGGCCGCATCACCGGCACGGTAACGGAGGCAGGCACCGGCAAGCCCGTTTCTTATGCGACCGTGGCCGTGCTCGATGCAGCCGGCAAGGTGGTGAACGGCGGTGCGGCCGGCGACGACGGCAAATTTGTGCTGGCTGGCATTCCAGCGGGCACTTACACCGTTCAATTCAGCTTCATTGGGTATAAGAACGAGGAGCGCACCGGGGTGGCCGTACTCGCCGGTAGCCCAGTAGACCTGGGCACGGTAACCATGGCCGCCGCTGCTCAAAAGCTGGGTGAAGTGGTGGTAACCGCACAGAAGTCGCTGATTGAAGAGAAGGTAGACCGCACGATATACAACGCCGAAAACGACCAGACGGCCCGGGGCGGCGATGCCACCGACGTGCTTAAACGCGTGCCCCTGCTGAGTGTGGACCTCGACGGCAACGTGAGCCTGCGCGGCAGTTCCAACATTCGGGTGCTCATCAACAACAAGCCCTCGGCCATCGCGGCCAGCAGCATTGCCGACGCCCTAAAGCAAATTCCAGCCGACCAGATTAAGACCGTCGAGGTCATCACTTCGCCCTCGGCCAAGTACGACGCCGAAGGGTCGGGCGGCATCATCAACATCATCACCAAGCAGAATACCCTAAGCGGCGGCTCGCTGGGTGTAGACGCCAGCGTGGGCACCCGCCAAGCAAACCTGGGGCTAAACGCCAGCTACCGGACGGGGAAAATGGGCTTTTCGCTGAGCAGCGGCGGACGGGGCCAATACAACGTACCGGGCAGCTTCATCAACCGCCAAACCATCAAGGACGGCTACGGCAAAGAATTATCCTCCACCATCCAGTCGGCCGACACACGCCTGAACCAAGGCGGGGGCCGCGCGACACTGGGCTGGGACTATGATATCAACAAGCACAACTCGCTGACGGCATCGCTGACCTACGGCGCCCGGCTTTCGCACAACTACCAGGACCGGCTAACCACCCTTTCAACTTCTACACAGGGCAACTCGGTGCGCGATGTAAGCGTGGTAGACAACTCGCGCGCAGTCGACGCAAGCCTGAACTACACGCACACCTTCGAGAAGCCGCAGCAGGAACTCAGCATCCTGACCCTGTATAGCCGCAACGACCGCACGAACGACTTCACGAACAACATCCTGAACGCGGATTTTAATACGGCCAGCCGCCTGCGCAACGAAAACCCCAGCGCCAACGAGGAATTTACCATCCAGGCCGATTACCAGTCGCCAGTAGCCGAAAACCAGGTGCTGGAGTTCGGCGGCAAGGACATTGTGCGCCGGGTGAACAGCGACTACAATTATTACCAGGCCACGGGCGCCGACGGCCCCTATACCGTGAAAAGCGGCGTGGGGCTGAACAACGGCTTCAACTACCGCCAGAACGTGGCGGCCGCCTACGCGTCGTACACGCTGGGCCTGCCCAAGGGCTTTACCCTAAAGCCGGGCCTGCGCTACGAGTACACCTCGATTGCCGCCAATTTCAACGATGACAAAGCGGTGGTCATCCCCGACTATGGTGTGCTGGTGCCCAGCGTGAACTTTTCGCGTAAGCTTGAGAACGGCAACGTGGTGAAACTGGCTTATAACCGCCGCATTCAGCGCCCTTCGCTGCAATTCCTGAACCCGAACCCACAGCAATCGAACCCCCTTATCGTGACGGTGGGCACTCCCACGCTGAGCCCCGAATACACCAATAACTACGAGATGGGCTACAGCACCCTCGTGAAGAAAGTAAACCTGAACCTCTCCGTATTCGCGCGCAACACCACCGGCGCCATTCAGTCGGTGCGCACCCCGGTGCTTGATGAATTCGGCAAAGCCACTGGCGCACAAAGCATTAAGTACGAAAACATTGGCCAGGAAGATGCTTATGGCGGCAACGTGTTTGCCAGCTTGAACAGCGGCAAGTTCAGCCTCAACGGCGGCGTGGACACGTACTATGCGGTGCTGAACAACAACGTGCCAAACCCACTATACAATGCCAGCAACGAAGGGTTTGTGGTCAGCGGCCGCCTAATGGGCAACTACCGCTTCACCGACAAGTGGGCACTGCAAGGCTTCAGCTTCTACCGTGGGCGGCAGGTGCAGCTGCAAGGCTACCAAACCGGCATGGGCTTCTACGGCCTGAGCTTGCGGCACGACTTTAATGAGAAAAAAGGCACCTTCGGATTCGGGGCGTCGAACTTCTTCACGAATTCCATCAACGTCCGCAACCAAGTCACCTCCCCGCTCCTGGACCAGGCCAGCACCAACGTGTTGCACAACATGAGCTTTCAGGTGAACGTTAGCTACCGCATTGGCAAGCTCACAGCCACCCAGCCGCGCCGCGCCAAGAGCATCAACAACGATGACCTGAAAGGCGACGGTGGCGGCAACGACGCGGGCGCGGGCGATGTCCCCAGCGGTGCTCCCGCGGGCGGCGCCCGGCCGAGCGGCGGCGGTCAGCGCCCAGCCGGAATGCCCGGTACGCGTCCCGCTGGCGCTTCCGGTGTACGGCCTGCCGGTGCGCCGGCTGGCGCTGCCCCCACGGCCATGCCCGGCGCCCAGCCCGCCACGGCCACCGACAGCACTGCTACTGACGCAACCAAGACGCTACCCGGTACCATTCCGGGCCAAGCGCGTCCCACAGCGCAGCCGCAAGATTCTACGCAGCGCCGGCCCGCCAGCCTGCCTACTACGCCTGCTAATCCCATCGATGCACCGGCCAATGCGCCGTCGCCCGGCACCACCACGCCGGCCGGTACCACGCCCGCGGGCAGCCCCGGTGGCCGGCCCTAG